The sequence ACGGTGGTCTGCGTACTGCACCGCCGGGCTTCAAGCCCAACAGCGGAGTGTGGGTCGATCCGTTCGCTAACGAAAAGCCGCTGTTTCGTATCACCGCGCAAAACATGCATGAATACGCAGACAAGCTAAGTGACGGTCAGAAAGAAGTCCTTAAGCGCAACCCTGACTATTACATGGACATTTATCCGACACATCGAACAGCTGCGTACCCGGAAGAGGTTCTGCAGGCCACGGTGCGTAATGCCACCACTTGTGAAACCAAGAAAGATGGCTTGGCCGTGGAATCGGAGTGCCGAGGCGGAATTCCGTTCCCGATTCCACAGACTGGCAACGAAGTGATGTGGAATCAGTTGCTTCGCTATAATGACGGTAAATTTGGAACCACGACGTCCTCTTCCAATACCTGGGTTGTGGACAGTAACGGTGGGGTAACCAAAACTGCCACACAATCTACTTTTGTGGAGCGTCCTTATTACCAGGCCGACGTTGAAGGCCGCGATCCTGAGATGGCGTACCGGGTTTATTCGGTGACCAAGGCGCCGGCCCGGAAAGCCGGCGAGCTGACCGGCCTCAACGACTACCTCGACCCAACCGTTAAGCCCCGTCGAGCTTGGAGTTATACCCCAGGGCAGCGCCGCGTAAAGTTGGCTCCCGAATTTGCCTACGACACCCCGGTAGCGAGCATGGGTGGTCTCGAATTGTTTGATGAACTGTTCATGTTTTCGGGTGTGCAAGATCGCTTCGACTTCAAACTGGTGGGGAAAAAGGAGATGTATATTCCTTATAATTCCTACAAGTTCTATTTCAACTGTGAAGATCAACTTCTGGACTCGCATCCTAATCCTGCCTGCGAGCGTTGGGAATTGCATCGAGTATGGGAGGTTGAAGCAACTTTGAAGCCAGGTATGCGCCACGTTTATAGTAAGCGTACCTATTACCTCGACGAAGATACTTATGGGGCGGGTCTGTACGATGCATGGGATCAGAGTGGTCAGCTCTATCGCGCCATGATGCTTGGTGGAGTGCAGTTCTACGACCACGACATTCCTTACATTGTCAAGCACTCGATCTATGACTTCAACAAAGGGATGTATGGCGTGATCAACGATGCTATGGATGGGGGTTATCGCGTTCTGACCGAACCACGTTCCGAGCGTTCGTTGAATCCGGAGGCAATCGTAACGAGGGAAACCCAGCGCTGACCCAGCTTCAGGTCTGCACGTGCGCTTTCTTGGTGCGGACCTGTCGATCCTAGTTCCATTCTAGGTCTGCAAGCGATGTAGGTCATGGCGACAAGCATCGCGTGCATACTGACTTATGCTGGTTGAGGATAAAAATAATGATATTCCCGGTGCCGCTTGCTGTGCCTAACGCTTCTTCAGCGACCATTGCCCGCTTGTCCATAAAATGGTTCAGCGTGATGCTGTTGGTCCTGCTGTTGCCTTTTGCAGTGGACGCGTCTGTTGCGGCGGAGGGGCTCGACCCCTTGCGCGAGCCATCGAAGCCGATCAGCGCTCCAGCACCGCTCCTGGGTATGGACCGAGCGGGTGATGTGCTTGTCGGCGTCGGGTTGCATGGCATGATCAAGCGCTCTACTGATGGTGGGACAACCTGGCAGCAGGTGCAAAGCCCTGTTTCTACGGACTTGGTCCAAGTGCGCTTTCGCGACCCCATGAACGGGTGGATCGTAGGGCATGACTCGGTACTGCTGCACACAGCCGATGGTGGCTTGACCTGGTCGGTACAGCTCGATGGCCGTACGGTGCTCGCGCGTCTCAAGGGCGTCTACGGCGAGCGCGCAGAGCGTGGCGACGAGGGTGCAGCCGACATGCTTCAGGAAGTTGAGTTCGCCATGAACACGTCGGCTACGCCCGACGTGCTGGCTGCACCGTTTCTCGACGTCATGTTCAACGACGACAAGGTCGGCTACGTCATTGGCGCGTTCGGGATGATCCTGAGAAGCACAGATGACGGGGCGACCTGGGACCCTTGGATCGAGCAAACCGACAATACTCGCCGTATGCATCTGTACGGCCTGGATGAACGCGACGGCGTTTTCTATATCGCGGGAGAGCAGGGCTTGCTCATGCGCCTGAATCCCCAGACTCAACAGTTCACATCGATCGAAACGCCCTATAACGGTACTTACTTCGGTGTGCGTGCGCTTCCCAACCTGCTTCTAGCCTATGGCCTGCGTGGCAGCCTATATGCGAGTAGGGACGATGGGCAGCAATGGCAGCAGATTGACACCGGCCTCAACGCCAGTCTGGTAAGCGCAGTGGATGCGGGGCAGCAGCTGATCATGGTCAGCCAGAGCGGCGCAATGACCGCGCTAGACAAGCAAAGCTTGAGCGTTACACCCCTGCAGGCCGCACGTGTAGGTGAAGTGTTCGCAGCCAGTGATACACGGCGAGATGGCGAGATGGTCGTGACTTTTTTCTCGGGTGCAAAGCTCGTCGAGATAGCCAAGGCGAACTAATAACGCGGCAGGTTGAGTGAGAATAAGAAAATGGTAGATCAAAAGTACAATAGTGGAATGCCCGTAATTCCGGATGTTCGCGATTTCGATAAATCGTCCGGCGGGTTTTTCGAGCGGGTTATTTTCAATAATCGCGTACTTGTACTCGTGGTCTGCCTGCTGGCCACTGTTGTACTGGGTTACTTCGCCGCTCGAATAGATGTAAACGCAAGCTTTGAAAGAATGATTCCGAGCAGTAGTCCCTACATCAAGAACTACTTAGCCTACAAGGATCAGCTTCCGGGGTTAGGCAACAGCATCCGTATCGTTGTTGAAAACAAACAGGGCGATATCTACGATCCGGAATACCTAAAGGTCCTGCAGGAAGTAAACGATACGCTGTACCTCATTCCGGGCGTCGACCGTTCCTGGATGAAATCCTTGTGGATGCCGATTGTTCGTTGGAAGGAAGTCACCGAGGATGGAATCAGTGGCGGCGCGGTAATGCCGTCTGATTACGATGGCAGCGATGAGTCCATCATGAAACTGCGTCGGAACATCTCCCGTGCAGGAATCGTTGGCAACCTCGTCGCTAATGATGGTCAGTCGAGCATGATCGTTGCGCCGTTGCTCGATCTGCATCCTCAAACTGGCGAGCCGCTTGATTACGGTGAGTTCTCTGACCAATTGGAAGAGAAAATCCGCACCTTTGAAAGCGACAAGATTTCGATTCATATCGTCGGCTTCAGCAAGCTGGTGGGGGACCTGATCGATGGCCTGTATAGCGTCATGCTGTTCTTCGGCATATCCGTTCTGATCGCTGGGATTTTCGTTTATCTCTACATGCGCTGTTTGCGCAGTACATTGCTGTTGATCGGTGTCGCAGTGGCCGGTGTGGTGTGGCTACTCGGTCTCATGCAGCTGCTTAGTTATGACCTGGATCCCTATTCGATCCTCGTTCCCTTCTTGATATTCGCGATTGGCCTGTCCCACGGCACACAAAAGATGAATGGCATTCTGCAGGACATCGGCCGAGGAACGCATAAATACGTCGCGGCACGTTATACCTTCCGCCGGCTATTCCTTACCGGCCTTACCGCGCTTCTGACGAACATCGTCGGCTTTGCGGTCTTGGCAATCATCGACATTCCGGTTATTCGCGATCTGGCGATAACCACCAGTATTGGCGTTGCCGTACTCATCTTCACCAAGCTGCTGCTGATCCCTGTCGCGCTGTCATACATCGGCGTCAGCAAAAAAGCTGCACTGATTGCACTTGAGAAGGACCAGGCTGGCGCCGAGAACCGCAACTGGCTGGGCCACATCTGGCACGGGCTGGATCGCTTTACTGAGCGGCGCTGGGCAATCGCGGTGATTTCCATATCGGTTGTCGTCACCATCGTCTGCAGCATCGTCATGCTCGATCTCAAGGTCGGTGACCTGGATCCGGGCGCGCCGGAGCTGCGCGCAGACTCGCGATACAACCAGGACAATGCTTACATCACCAACCACTACGGTCTTTCCAGCGATCAATTCGTCGTGATCATGAAAACCGATCCCGACAGTTGCCGGTTGTACCAGACGCTGCAAACCATGGACCGGCTGGCATGGCAACTGCGCCAAACTCCGGGCGTGCAGACCACCAGTTCGCTTGCCGAGTCGACTCGTTTCGTTACTGCAGGGATGGCCGAAGGCAGCGGTAAGTGGCTGACCATCAGCCGCGACCAGGCCATCACCAACGCATCGGTTGACGCCGCGATGATTTCTTCGCCCGGCATCACCAACCAGCAGTGCTCGGTAACCCCACTGATCGCCTATCTGACTGATCACAAGGCCGACACGCTGCGGCGGGTGATGGGAGTAGTCGAAGCTTTTGCAGCCGAGTACAACACCGCGGCCGATTCAGAGCGTCCGGTCGAGTTTCTCTTGGCCGCAGGCAACGCGGGTATCGAAGCGGCGACCAATATCGAAGTCGAGAAAGGCATCATCACCATGTACCTAGCGGTATATGGCGCAACCGCTTTGCTCTGTCTGCTGACCTTCCGCAGCATTCGCGCCACCATCGTCGCGCTCATTCCGCTGGTAATGACCACCATCATCTGCAAGGCGTTGATGGTCTGGCTCGGTATCGGCCTGAAAGTCGCAACCCTGCCGGTCATCGCGGTTGGCGTGGGAGTAGGTGTGGATTACGCGCTCTATTTGCTCAGCGTGCAGATTGCCGTGCAGGAACGGGGTGGCTCGCTTGCGGTTGCATATCGCCGGTCGCTGGACTTTACCGGGCGCGTGGTCGCGCTGGTCGGGTTGACGATGGCGGCAGGCGTGATCACCTGGGCTTGGTCGCCAATCAAGTTCCAGGCGGACATGGGCATTCTGCTGACCTTCATGTTCCTGTGGAACATGCTGGGTGCATTGGTGCTGGTCCCTGCCTTGTCGCATTTCATGCTGAACCCAAAGACCCCGGCTGCCTCGCCGGAGTCACCGGCCATGCTTGATACCCCGGTCGAACAGGCTACTCAGAAAAAAAAACTAACTGACGCGGCTGCCGCTCATTGATCGGACGCGCCCGGTTGGCGCTTCCACTGACTGTAAAGCCAAGCCCAGAGCTATGGCGCGCTATTGAAGGGAGAGGGTTATGTTCGAGTTGTTGATGAGTGCCGACATGATGGTTCCGGATCCGGACGGGATGACGGAAAAGCTGGTGGATAAGCTCGGCATCTTTAAGCATGAGCGCTGGCGCCAGGCGTTCGATAACCATCCGTACATCGCACATTTTTTGCGCGTGCACAAGTCACTAGCAGTGTCGCCCACCCGTATCGAGCCGCAGTGGCATCTGGATCGGCCAAATCCAGGCGATCCGCTGTTTCACGATTTTCTAGAAAGCCTCAAGGACTATCAGGGCCACCATCGACCCATGATCACTCACTCGATCGTGCTCGCGCTGCATGGCGACAAGTTCGATGCCCTGGTCAGTAAATTGATGCGCCGTCGCCTGCCATTCCGCATGGCCCAGCGCACACCGGAAATGCCGTTCGATCGCCTGTGGTTGGGCGCAACGCCGGAGAAGCCGTATTACGAGCCATCCGTCGACGGCGGCCTGTGCATCGAAATCATGCCCACCGAACCATTGCAGATGCCGCCGGAAACCTATGCAACGCCGCCGGCGCAGCCGCGTGAGCAGAAGCCGGGCGACATGGTGCGTGTTACGGCGCGAGGTTTTTTGGTGCGCGATCTCGATGAAACGCTGCGCAAGCTTTCTACCAACCTCGACTGGGAGCCGTCCTGCCCGGTTGAGAACATTGCAAGTGAAGGCTACCGCCGAGCGCGCATGGGCTTTACCGTCGCCAATAGCGCCACGCTGGACGTGCTCGAGGCAACGTACTGGAATACCGACGCCGGTCATTATGTAAACAACTGGGGGCCGGGCCCGTATTACATCC comes from Stutzerimonas stutzeri and encodes:
- a CDS encoding DUF1329 domain-containing protein — encoded protein: MKLQVALGLMLSGISSISMAAVSAEEAAKLGDTLTRVGAIAAGNEAGTIPAYDGGLRTAPPGFKPNSGVWVDPFANEKPLFRITAQNMHEYADKLSDGQKEVLKRNPDYYMDIYPTHRTAAYPEEVLQATVRNATTCETKKDGLAVESECRGGIPFPIPQTGNEVMWNQLLRYNDGKFGTTTSSSNTWVVDSNGGVTKTATQSTFVERPYYQADVEGRDPEMAYRVYSVTKAPARKAGELTGLNDYLDPTVKPRRAWSYTPGQRRVKLAPEFAYDTPVASMGGLELFDELFMFSGVQDRFDFKLVGKKEMYIPYNSYKFYFNCEDQLLDSHPNPACERWELHRVWEVEATLKPGMRHVYSKRTYYLDEDTYGAGLYDAWDQSGQLYRAMMLGGVQFYDHDIPYIVKHSIYDFNKGMYGVINDAMDGGYRVLTEPRSERSLNPEAIVTRETQR
- a CDS encoding WD40/YVTN/BNR-like repeat-containing protein, giving the protein MIFPVPLAVPNASSATIARLSIKWFSVMLLVLLLPFAVDASVAAEGLDPLREPSKPISAPAPLLGMDRAGDVLVGVGLHGMIKRSTDGGTTWQQVQSPVSTDLVQVRFRDPMNGWIVGHDSVLLHTADGGLTWSVQLDGRTVLARLKGVYGERAERGDEGAADMLQEVEFAMNTSATPDVLAAPFLDVMFNDDKVGYVIGAFGMILRSTDDGATWDPWIEQTDNTRRMHLYGLDERDGVFYIAGEQGLLMRLNPQTQQFTSIETPYNGTYFGVRALPNLLLAYGLRGSLYASRDDGQQWQQIDTGLNASLVSAVDAGQQLIMVSQSGAMTALDKQSLSVTPLQAARVGEVFAASDTRRDGEMVVTFFSGAKLVEIAKAN
- a CDS encoding efflux RND transporter permease subunit, encoding MVDQKYNSGMPVIPDVRDFDKSSGGFFERVIFNNRVLVLVVCLLATVVLGYFAARIDVNASFERMIPSSSPYIKNYLAYKDQLPGLGNSIRIVVENKQGDIYDPEYLKVLQEVNDTLYLIPGVDRSWMKSLWMPIVRWKEVTEDGISGGAVMPSDYDGSDESIMKLRRNISRAGIVGNLVANDGQSSMIVAPLLDLHPQTGEPLDYGEFSDQLEEKIRTFESDKISIHIVGFSKLVGDLIDGLYSVMLFFGISVLIAGIFVYLYMRCLRSTLLLIGVAVAGVVWLLGLMQLLSYDLDPYSILVPFLIFAIGLSHGTQKMNGILQDIGRGTHKYVAARYTFRRLFLTGLTALLTNIVGFAVLAIIDIPVIRDLAITTSIGVAVLIFTKLLLIPVALSYIGVSKKAALIALEKDQAGAENRNWLGHIWHGLDRFTERRWAIAVISISVVVTIVCSIVMLDLKVGDLDPGAPELRADSRYNQDNAYITNHYGLSSDQFVVIMKTDPDSCRLYQTLQTMDRLAWQLRQTPGVQTTSSLAESTRFVTAGMAEGSGKWLTISRDQAITNASVDAAMISSPGITNQQCSVTPLIAYLTDHKADTLRRVMGVVEAFAAEYNTAADSERPVEFLLAAGNAGIEAATNIEVEKGIITMYLAVYGATALLCLLTFRSIRATIVALIPLVMTTIICKALMVWLGIGLKVATLPVIAVGVGVGVDYALYLLSVQIAVQERGGSLAVAYRRSLDFTGRVVALVGLTMAAGVITWAWSPIKFQADMGILLTFMFLWNMLGALVLVPALSHFMLNPKTPAASPESPAMLDTPVEQATQKKKLTDAAAAH
- a CDS encoding lactoylglutathione lyase, whose translation is MFELLMSADMMVPDPDGMTEKLVDKLGIFKHERWRQAFDNHPYIAHFLRVHKSLAVSPTRIEPQWHLDRPNPGDPLFHDFLESLKDYQGHHRPMITHSIVLALHGDKFDALVSKLMRRRLPFRMAQRTPEMPFDRLWLGATPEKPYYEPSVDGGLCIEIMPTEPLQMPPETYATPPAQPREQKPGDMVRVTARGFLVRDLDETLRKLSTNLDWEPSCPVENIASEGYRRARMGFTVANSATLDVLEATYWNTDAGHYVNNWGPGPYYIRIGVNDLAAKAEDLRARGTAFEWVESSEAVGGKPLIKIDPKELDGQVFEFEECSV